A window of Longispora fulva contains these coding sequences:
- the ngcE gene encoding N-acetylglucosamine/diacetylchitobiose ABC transporter substrate-binding protein: MSKTPDLPGEVSRRTVITRAAAIGAAIPAAGLLGACAGGGSSDSGTDSKTSNDPKNPFGVKDGDPLEVVIFNGGYGEKYAKDIHEPMYKAAFPKSEIKHSAPTEISTTIQPRFAGGNPPDFLNNSGAKAIDIGSLVGDGQLLTLDKLWAAPSYDDPKKTVKDTLIPGTIESGEFDGKSVQLNYVFTVYGIWYNANLFSKNSWVAPKTWDETTALFDKIKAAGITPYAYAGANASYYQFEVILSNAAKIGGADVLKNIDNLEDGAWQVPAIKDALDFWAGIGAKYMDKSHEGLKHTEVQLQQNQGKVAFYPSGSWLENEQAKETPADFKYAMTLVPSKGSGDKIPFTGIHATAGEPYVIPAKAKNPNGALEYMRIMLSKKGANEFVKLNGSLTSVIGSSDGATLTPGTASAKTALDAAGKDVFTFHVNDWYADMNTEMKAATNALMFGHQNTAQFIERVQKAADKLKKDSSIKKNKVK, from the coding sequence ATGTCCAAGACCCCTGACCTGCCTGGTGAGGTTTCCCGTCGCACGGTGATCACCCGGGCCGCGGCCATCGGTGCCGCCATTCCGGCCGCCGGCCTGCTCGGCGCCTGCGCCGGCGGCGGAAGCTCCGACTCCGGTACCGACTCCAAGACCTCGAACGACCCGAAGAACCCGTTCGGTGTGAAGGACGGCGACCCGTTGGAGGTCGTCATCTTCAACGGCGGCTACGGCGAGAAGTACGCCAAGGACATCCACGAGCCGATGTACAAGGCCGCCTTCCCGAAGTCGGAGATCAAGCACTCCGCCCCGACCGAGATCAGCACCACCATCCAGCCGCGGTTCGCCGGTGGCAACCCGCCGGACTTCCTGAACAACTCGGGCGCCAAGGCGATCGACATCGGCTCGCTCGTCGGTGACGGCCAGCTGCTGACGCTGGACAAGCTGTGGGCGGCCCCGTCCTACGACGACCCGAAGAAGACGGTCAAGGACACCCTGATTCCGGGCACCATCGAGTCGGGCGAGTTCGACGGCAAGTCCGTCCAGCTCAACTACGTGTTCACGGTCTACGGCATCTGGTACAACGCGAACCTGTTCTCCAAGAACAGCTGGGTCGCGCCGAAGACGTGGGACGAGACCACGGCGCTGTTCGACAAGATCAAGGCCGCCGGTATCACGCCGTACGCCTACGCCGGCGCCAACGCGTCGTACTACCAGTTCGAGGTCATCCTCTCCAACGCCGCCAAGATCGGCGGGGCGGACGTCCTGAAGAACATCGACAACCTCGAGGACGGCGCCTGGCAGGTGCCCGCGATCAAGGACGCCCTGGACTTCTGGGCCGGCATCGGCGCGAAGTACATGGACAAGTCCCACGAGGGCCTCAAGCACACCGAGGTCCAGCTCCAGCAGAACCAGGGCAAGGTCGCGTTCTACCCGTCCGGCTCCTGGCTCGAGAACGAGCAGGCCAAGGAGACCCCGGCCGACTTCAAGTACGCGATGACCCTCGTGCCGAGCAAGGGCAGCGGCGACAAGATCCCGTTCACCGGTATCCACGCCACCGCCGGCGAGCCCTACGTCATCCCGGCCAAGGCGAAGAACCCGAACGGCGCGCTGGAGTACATGCGCATCATGCTCTCGAAGAAGGGCGCCAACGAGTTCGTCAAGCTCAACGGCTCGCTGACCTCGGTCATCGGCTCCTCGGACGGCGCGACGCTCACCCCGGGCACCGCCTCGGCCAAGACCGCTCTCGACGCGGCTGGCAAGGACGTCTTCACGTTCCACGTCAACGACTGGTACGCGGACATGAACACCGAGATGAAGGCCGCCACCAACGCCCTCATGTTCGGGCACCAGAACACGGCGCAGTTCATCGAGCGGGTCCAGAAGGCTGCGGACAAGCTGAAGAAGGACTCCAGCATCAAGAAGAACAAGGTCAAGTAG